The Streptomyces laurentii genome contains a region encoding:
- a CDS encoding protein phosphatase (Bacillus subtilis PrpE and related proteins, metallophosphatase domain; cd07423;~P-loop containing Nucleoside Triphosphate Hydrolases; cl09099;~identified by MetaGeneAnnotator; putative;~metal binding site [ion binding];~polynucleotide kinase-phosphatase; TIGR04075;~protein phosphatase [Amycolatopsis mediterranei U32]) codes for MSDETTEHGAPAPRTLPVTDLSLVVLIGATGSGKSTFARRHFKPTEIVSSDFCRGLVADDENDQSASGDAFDVLHYIAGKRLAAGRLTVVDATNVQREARQQLVRLAREYDVLPIAIVLDLPEEVCAARNAARPDRAHLPRHVVQRHRRELRRSLRGLEREGFRKVHVLRGEEEVAAARIEREKRYNDLRHLTGPFDIIGDVHGCRSELESLLTRLGYVDGHHPEGRTAVFVGDLVDRGPDSPGVLRRVMGMVAAGDALCVPGNHENKLGRWLRGRQVQPTHGLAETIEQLEREPEEFRSEVASFIDGLVSHYVLDEGRLVVCHAGLPEKYHGRTSGRVRAHALYGETTGETDEFGLPVRYPWAEDYRGRAAVVYGHTPVPDTSWINNTLCLDTGAVFGGRMTALRWPERELVDVPAERVWYEPVKPLAAAAPGAHQGRPLDLADVHGRRGVETRLMGRVAVREENAAAALEVMSRFAVDPRLLAYLPPTMAPTATSKEEGYLEHPAEAFAQYAADGVGRVVCEEKHMGSRAGALVCRDAAAAERFGVDGAGEDDGPGDGRGVTGALYTRTGRPFFDDPDTTEEVLQRLRAAVGAAGLWDELDTDWLLFDGELMPWSLKSVGLLRTQYAAVGAASRAVLPDAVAALEQAVARGVEGIDALLGRQRERAVDAEAFTDAYRRYCWPTEGLEGVRFAPFQVLAARGRSLAAVPHDEQLAWLDRLVEHDPTGLLKTTRRLVVDPADEASVRAGTDWWRELTAAGGEGMVVKPLAAVATGRGGRPVQPGVKVRGREYLRIIYGPEYTRPDNLARLRERFLGHKRSLALREYALGLEALDRLAAGEPLWRVHEAVFAVLALESEPVDPRL; via the coding sequence ATGAGCGACGAGACCACCGAGCACGGCGCCCCGGCGCCCCGCACGCTGCCCGTCACCGACCTCTCCCTCGTCGTCCTGATCGGCGCGACCGGTTCCGGCAAGTCGACCTTCGCGCGACGGCACTTCAAGCCGACCGAGATCGTCTCCTCGGACTTCTGCCGCGGCCTCGTCGCGGACGACGAGAACGACCAGAGCGCCAGCGGGGACGCCTTCGACGTCCTGCACTACATCGCGGGCAAGCGGCTGGCCGCGGGCCGGCTGACCGTCGTCGACGCCACCAATGTGCAGCGCGAGGCGCGGCAGCAGCTCGTCCGGCTCGCCCGCGAGTACGACGTGCTGCCGATCGCGATCGTCCTCGACCTGCCCGAGGAGGTGTGCGCCGCGCGCAACGCGGCCCGCCCCGACCGGGCCCACCTGCCGCGCCACGTCGTCCAGCGCCACCGCCGCGAACTGCGGCGTTCGCTGCGCGGTCTGGAGCGCGAGGGCTTCCGCAAGGTGCACGTGCTGCGCGGCGAGGAGGAGGTGGCGGCGGCCCGGATCGAGCGCGAGAAGCGGTACAACGACCTGCGTCACCTCACCGGCCCGTTCGACATCATCGGCGACGTCCACGGCTGCCGCTCCGAACTGGAGAGCCTGCTCACGCGGCTGGGCTACGTCGACGGGCACCACCCGGAGGGCCGCACCGCCGTCTTCGTCGGCGACCTCGTCGACCGCGGCCCGGACAGCCCCGGCGTACTGCGCCGCGTCATGGGCATGGTGGCCGCCGGGGACGCGCTGTGCGTGCCGGGCAACCACGAGAACAAGCTGGGACGCTGGCTGCGCGGCCGCCAGGTGCAGCCGACGCACGGCCTCGCCGAGACCATCGAGCAACTGGAGCGCGAGCCCGAGGAGTTCCGGTCCGAGGTGGCGTCCTTCATCGACGGACTGGTCAGTCACTACGTCCTCGACGAGGGCCGGCTGGTGGTCTGTCACGCCGGTCTGCCGGAGAAGTACCACGGCCGCACCTCGGGACGGGTGCGCGCGCACGCGCTGTACGGGGAGACGACCGGCGAGACCGACGAGTTCGGGCTGCCGGTGCGCTATCCGTGGGCGGAGGACTACCGCGGCCGGGCGGCGGTCGTCTACGGGCACACGCCCGTGCCGGACACGTCGTGGATCAACAACACCCTGTGCCTCGACACCGGCGCGGTGTTCGGCGGCCGGATGACCGCGCTGCGCTGGCCGGAGCGCGAGTTGGTCGACGTACCGGCCGAGCGGGTCTGGTACGAGCCGGTCAAGCCGCTCGCGGCCGCGGCGCCCGGCGCCCACCAGGGCCGGCCGCTGGACCTCGCCGACGTGCACGGCCGCCGGGGTGTGGAGACCCGGCTGATGGGCCGGGTCGCGGTCCGCGAGGAGAACGCGGCCGCCGCCCTGGAGGTGATGAGCCGGTTCGCCGTCGACCCGCGGCTGCTCGCCTATCTGCCGCCGACGATGGCGCCGACCGCGACCTCGAAGGAGGAGGGATACCTGGAGCACCCGGCCGAGGCGTTCGCGCAGTACGCGGCCGACGGGGTCGGGCGGGTCGTGTGCGAGGAGAAGCACATGGGTTCGCGGGCCGGCGCCCTCGTCTGCCGGGACGCGGCGGCCGCGGAACGGTTCGGCGTCGACGGCGCGGGCGAGGACGACGGCCCGGGTGACGGGCGCGGTGTGACCGGTGCGCTGTACACCCGTACCGGCCGGCCGTTCTTCGACGACCCGGACACCACCGAGGAGGTCCTCCAGCGGCTGCGGGCCGCGGTCGGCGCGGCCGGGCTGTGGGACGAACTCGACACGGACTGGCTGCTGTTCGACGGCGAGCTGATGCCGTGGTCGCTGAAGTCGGTGGGGCTGTTGCGCACGCAGTACGCGGCGGTCGGCGCGGCCTCGCGCGCGGTCCTCCCGGACGCGGTCGCCGCGCTCGAACAGGCCGTCGCGCGCGGCGTGGAGGGGATCGACGCCCTGCTGGGCCGGCAGCGCGAACGGGCGGTGGACGCCGAGGCGTTCACCGACGCGTATCGCCGATACTGCTGGCCGACCGAGGGTCTGGAGGGCGTACGGTTCGCCCCCTTCCAGGTGCTCGCCGCGCGCGGCAGGTCCCTGGCCGCCGTCCCGCACGACGAACAACTGGCCTGGCTGGACCGGCTGGTGGAGCACGACCCGACGGGGTTGCTGAAGACCACCCGGCGGCTGGTGGTCGACCCGGCCGACGAGGCGTCCGTACGCGCCGGGACCGACTGGTGGCGGGAGCTGACCGCGGCGGGCGGCGAGGGCATGGTCGTCAAGCCGCTCGCGGCCGTCGCCACCGGCCGCGGCGGGCGGCCGGTGCAGCCGGGCGTGAAGGTGCGCGGCCGGGAGTACCTGCGGATCATCTACGGTCCCGAGTACACCCGTCCGGACAACCTGGCGCGGCTGCGTGAACGGTTCCTCGGGCACAAGCGGTCGCTGGCGCTGCGGGAGTACGCGCTGGGGCTTGAGGCGCTCGACCGGCTGGCGGCCGGCGAGCCGCTGTGGCGGGTGCACGAGGCCGTCTTCGCGGTCCTCGCGCTGGAGTCGGAGCCGGTCGACCCCCGGCTCTGA
- a CDS encoding crp/fnr family transcriptional regulator (Crp-like helix-turn-helix domain; pfam13545;~cAMP-binding proteins - catabolite gene activator and regulatory subunit of cAMP-dependent protein kinases [Signal transduction mechanisms]; COG0664;~effector domain of the CAP family of transcription factors; members include CAP (or cAMP receptor protein (CRP)), which binds cAMP, FNR (fumarate and nitrate reduction), which uses an iron-sulfur cluster to sense oxygen) and CooA, a heme containing CO...; cd00038;~flexible hinge region;~identified by MetaGeneAnnotator; putative;~ligand binding site [chemical binding];~transcriptional regulator, Crp or Fnr family [Streptomyces venezuelae ATCC10712]), with product MSLFGQDRSFLHALPAADRRALLAEGAPRRYAPGEVMIRERDTSAYVLALLSGWSVVSVGTERGARLILALRGAGEVVGDLAAVDRGPRSATVTALGQVEAVAISGDRFRRFLAARPHATALIMRQLATRLRSADVERRSLASETVLQRLAARLVELAERAGRRAESGTVLELPLPQHDLAAAIGATREAVAKALRLLREQGVVRTAQRTVIVIDMPVLVLLAQGRPARETRPGRPGRQERPGRAHPGAHSSDEQPPPV from the coding sequence ATGAGTCTCTTCGGCCAGGACCGGTCCTTCCTGCACGCCCTTCCCGCCGCAGACCGTCGCGCGCTGCTCGCCGAGGGGGCCCCGCGCCGCTACGCGCCCGGTGAGGTCATGATCCGCGAGCGCGACACCTCCGCGTACGTCCTCGCCCTGCTCTCCGGCTGGTCCGTGGTCTCGGTCGGCACCGAACGCGGCGCCCGGCTCATCCTGGCGCTGCGCGGGGCGGGCGAGGTGGTCGGCGATCTCGCGGCCGTCGACCGGGGGCCGCGCAGCGCCACCGTCACCGCGCTCGGCCAGGTCGAGGCCGTCGCCATCTCCGGCGACCGGTTCCGGCGCTTCCTCGCCGCCCGGCCGCACGCCACCGCCCTCATCATGCGGCAGCTCGCCACCCGGCTGCGCAGCGCCGACGTCGAACGGCGCTCGCTCGCCTCGGAGACCGTCCTCCAGCGGCTCGCCGCCCGCCTCGTCGAACTCGCCGAACGCGCCGGCCGGCGCGCCGAGTCCGGCACCGTACTGGAACTTCCGCTGCCCCAGCACGACTTGGCGGCGGCCATCGGGGCGACCCGCGAAGCCGTGGCCAAGGCGCTGCGGCTGCTGCGCGAACAAGGGGTCGTCCGCACCGCCCAGCGCACCGTGATCGTGATCGACATGCCTGTGCTCGTGCTGCTCGCACAGGGCCGCCCGGCGCGCGAGACGCGTCCGGGGCGCCCGGGGAGGCAAGAACGCCCGGGGCGCGCGCATCCCGGCGCGCATTCGTCGGACGAACAACCCCCGCCTGTGTAA
- a CDS encoding hypothetical protein (identified by MetaGeneAnnotator; putative;~sequence version:1), translated as MTGTGAGAGARVSASTGALHRFVVFGDVVGSGRLGMGDKRLVRAALYEAFGEAYASVGIEPGTVHQEDRGDGILAALRPDVPPDLMAGRWIDTLHRSLREHNARGRVRLRLRVGMNAGLVLDDGRGLVGRAVDLACRLCDSAPARRIMADVPDSDLLIVVSDWLYRTVVAEGGRYIEPDHYRREAVVAKETAEDAWFLVPGLLAPPQDRRDRERDGGREAARDPRDGGHRTGGGPSRGDGPPPAPAQAPGSRTYTAGRDMQIVEGNTFHGGFTGIRNDGGGRDDDSRGDSRDNARAAARRDEDGHGGRERRA; from the coding sequence TTGACGGGCACGGGGGCCGGGGCCGGCGCGCGGGTGAGCGCGAGCACCGGGGCCCTGCACCGGTTCGTCGTCTTCGGGGACGTGGTCGGCTCCGGACGCCTGGGCATGGGGGACAAGCGGCTGGTCCGCGCCGCCCTGTACGAGGCGTTCGGCGAGGCGTACGCGTCCGTGGGCATCGAGCCGGGCACCGTGCACCAGGAGGACCGTGGTGACGGCATCCTCGCGGCGCTCCGCCCGGACGTTCCGCCGGACCTGATGGCCGGCCGCTGGATCGACACCCTCCACCGGAGCCTGCGCGAGCACAACGCGCGCGGCCGGGTACGGCTGCGGCTGCGGGTCGGCATGAACGCGGGGCTGGTCCTCGACGACGGGCGCGGACTCGTCGGCCGCGCCGTGGACCTCGCCTGCCGGCTCTGCGACAGCGCGCCGGCGCGGCGGATCATGGCGGACGTCCCGGACTCCGACCTGCTGATCGTGGTCTCGGACTGGCTCTACCGCACGGTGGTGGCCGAGGGCGGGCGGTACATCGAGCCGGACCACTACCGCCGGGAGGCCGTGGTCGCCAAGGAGACCGCGGAGGACGCCTGGTTCCTCGTGCCCGGACTCCTCGCGCCGCCCCAGGACCGCCGGGACCGCGAGCGGGACGGCGGCCGCGAGGCCGCGCGTGACCCGCGGGACGGCGGACACAGGACCGGCGGTGGGCCGTCGCGGGGGGATGGCCCACCGCCCGCACCCGCTCAGGCGCCGGGCAGCCGGACGTACACGGCGGGCCGCGACATGCAGATCGTCGAAGGCAACACGTTCCACGGGGGGTTCACCGGCATCCGTAACGACGGCGGCGGCCGTGACGACGACTCCCGCGGCGACTCCCGCGACAACGCCCGTGCCGCCGCGCGTCGCGACGAGGACGGGCACGGCGGCAGGGAGCGGCGGGCATGA
- a CDS encoding hypothetical protein (identified by MetaGeneAnnotator; putative;~sequence version:1): protein MSDDDLEHGAEAPPDPAPEPAKDGGDAHDGARSGGEGTPEAAPEPSPFARVDRSPGDAGRTGSAGTARSARRSLRGGSARPGDHHTAAGRDAFVQHGDRFSYYLGDRPHFVQGAVPAETLDHLDEVYCETAGYQRMKERLRSHRVLVLCGEPGSGRRTTALALLAEVVGSATTGAEDEAAPGRRVFRLDPRHGVDEITADALHENAGHLLEHPTEDVRPEHGPRHAGRERADRPPTAPARLSELHLDRFADLLDGVGGYAVVVVDSGDLADRLLRGRYGTYCAPPPAGQVLHRHLRLLLRDAPEEALAEARALARRPDVVAALGLEELRPREAARLAAHLAGHRRGELTDARLLEECGTFVQAQARAWFAGSDRPGSLPEALPRLGAAALRISVAVFNGSAYSIASEAAELLAWELAVTLDPEHPAGRRLFGTHAEHRPVLARSVLEDTELDLGPAKVPARTVRFQGDALATAVLAEVWHGYHNVRGPVARWLRALCDDGRSEVWVRASLAAGVLCSWDWIHGFRELVAPLAVTDDPTARMAAATALAEAARDPEVRPAVAAVLKEWAASEDSRLWETALLTHGYVLAAGGLAGSLDAIARVVRTHEAGDVDMLVVASFSVNRLLAAGDPEPVLGRLERWLADGRHNLGNVALLTVIGGMTTRTTHLWGLRDVPELDEHAARPLLLALLATRPDLAPALGALVGRALTTARSSATALDALAKLLRRAARDATALDLVCGLLPLLSAGRRDRDRLRGLLDQLVRDRDRPLDKRAARRMWDAVAEGAHR, encoded by the coding sequence ATGAGCGACGACGACCTGGAGCACGGCGCGGAAGCGCCCCCCGACCCGGCGCCCGAGCCCGCCAAGGACGGCGGCGACGCGCACGACGGCGCCCGGAGCGGCGGCGAAGGCACTCCCGAAGCGGCCCCCGAGCCCAGCCCCTTCGCGCGCGTGGACCGGAGTCCCGGCGACGCGGGCCGGACCGGCAGCGCCGGCACGGCGCGTTCCGCGCGCAGGTCCCTGCGCGGCGGCTCCGCGCGGCCGGGCGACCACCACACGGCGGCCGGCCGCGACGCGTTCGTCCAGCACGGCGACCGTTTCAGCTACTACCTCGGCGACCGCCCCCACTTCGTCCAGGGCGCCGTCCCCGCCGAGACCCTGGACCACCTCGACGAGGTCTACTGCGAGACCGCCGGCTACCAGCGGATGAAGGAGCGGCTGCGCAGCCACCGCGTCCTCGTGCTGTGCGGGGAGCCGGGCAGCGGACGCAGGACCACCGCGCTCGCCCTGCTCGCCGAGGTGGTCGGCAGTGCCACGACCGGCGCGGAGGACGAGGCGGCTCCGGGACGCCGGGTGTTCCGGCTCGACCCGCGCCACGGAGTCGACGAGATCACCGCGGACGCCCTCCACGAGAACGCGGGACACCTCCTCGAACACCCTACGGAGGACGTCCGTCCCGAACACGGGCCGCGGCACGCCGGGCGGGAGCGCGCCGACCGCCCGCCGACGGCTCCGGCCCGCCTCTCCGAACTGCACCTCGACCGGTTCGCCGACCTGCTCGACGGCGTCGGCGGGTACGCGGTGGTCGTCGTCGACAGCGGCGACCTCGCCGACCGGCTGCTGCGCGGACGGTACGGGACGTACTGCGCGCCGCCGCCCGCCGGCCAGGTCCTTCACCGCCATCTGCGGCTGCTGCTGCGCGACGCGCCCGAGGAGGCCCTGGCCGAGGCGCGGGCGCTCGCCCGGCGCCCCGACGTGGTCGCCGCCCTCGGCCTCGAAGAGCTCCGGCCGCGCGAGGCCGCCCGGCTCGCCGCCCATCTCGCCGGCCACCGGCGGGGCGAACTGACCGACGCGCGGCTCCTGGAGGAGTGCGGCACCTTCGTGCAGGCCCAGGCACGCGCCTGGTTCGCGGGCTCCGACCGGCCCGGCTCGCTGCCCGAGGCGCTGCCGCGGCTCGGCGCCGCCGCCCTGCGGATCTCCGTGGCCGTGTTCAACGGCTCCGCCTACAGCATCGCCTCCGAGGCCGCCGAACTCCTCGCCTGGGAACTGGCTGTCACCCTCGACCCCGAACACCCGGCGGGCCGACGCCTGTTCGGCACCCATGCCGAGCACCGCCCGGTCCTCGCCCGCTCCGTCCTGGAGGACACCGAACTGGACCTCGGCCCGGCCAAGGTGCCCGCGCGGACCGTCCGCTTCCAGGGCGACGCGCTCGCCACCGCCGTGCTCGCCGAGGTCTGGCACGGCTACCACAACGTCCGCGGCCCGGTGGCCCGCTGGCTGCGCGCCCTGTGCGACGACGGCCGCTCCGAGGTGTGGGTGCGCGCCTCCCTCGCCGCCGGGGTGCTCTGCTCCTGGGACTGGATCCACGGCTTCCGCGAACTCGTCGCCCCGCTCGCCGTCACGGACGACCCGACGGCGCGGATGGCCGCGGCGACCGCCCTCGCCGAGGCCGCCCGCGACCCCGAGGTGCGCCCCGCCGTCGCCGCCGTCCTCAAGGAGTGGGCGGCCTCGGAGGACTCCCGTCTGTGGGAGACGGCGTTGCTCACTCACGGATACGTGCTGGCCGCGGGCGGGCTCGCCGGCTCGCTCGACGCCATCGCGCGCGTGGTGCGCACCCACGAGGCCGGCGACGTCGACATGCTCGTGGTGGCCTCCTTCAGCGTCAACCGGCTGCTGGCGGCGGGTGATCCCGAACCGGTGCTGGGGCGCCTGGAACGCTGGCTGGCCGACGGCCGGCACAACCTGGGCAACGTCGCGCTCCTCACCGTGATCGGCGGCATGACCACCAGGACCACGCATCTGTGGGGGCTCCGGGACGTCCCCGAACTCGACGAACACGCCGCCCGCCCGCTGCTCCTCGCCCTGCTCGCCACCCGGCCCGACCTCGCCCCGGCGCTCGGCGCCCTGGTGGGGCGCGCCCTGACCACCGCGCGCTCCAGTGCCACGGCGCTGGACGCGCTGGCCAAGCTGCTGCGCCGGGCGGCGCGGGACGCCACGGCCCTCGACCTCGTCTGCGGACTGCTGCCCCTGCTCTCGGCGGGACGCCGGGACCGCGACCGCCTCCGCGGACTTCTCGACCAGCTCGTACGGGACCGGGACCGGCCCCTGGACAAGCGCGCGGCGCGCCGGATGTGGGACGCCGTCGCGGAAGGAGCGCACCGATGA
- a CDS encoding hypothetical protein (identified by MetaGeneAnnotator; putative;~sequence version:1) has translation MGRRRGRSAPMTGAYENERGREPSGREAYDQDAYERDGSGRDRYDGDGYDRDRPDRDRPGRDGYRRDGSGRDAPRRAYAGQDTPRREPSGEERYRRETPDRDVPGRDTAGRDAPGREVAGRDRADGEISRQESSAQSSGRPLLREISPPYRRRSGEIAAVLLYRNGGHRVVWPDRTEDSGKPFLGSPYTVFEVRLGRNVTGFALRLPAAGDGAFFDARVRVRWTVEDPYLVVREQVRDVAELLHDELFDGLRSLSRRFRLTEAQRAEEAVRETLATGRLVVGRDIGLRAQVYVFVDLDEKVQEEVARADRVDVTLTADVREAQAALHREEWERRRVAAEAAALEEMFRRGDLAQLAHHMARNPDKEMEIRAQLLQEKREGQADLLAVFNRMLDSGVLERHEVDEQAYQILQHLRGSAGAVLGGVAERVLDTSRRAGRPALERAVPEPAAPLWDDEPEPEREPASEFDPEFDPEPEPGFEPEPDASTDRRVYEPTRVQASFERDDAESDRGGRRARPSADFDDWDDA, from the coding sequence GTGGGACGCCGTCGCGGAAGGAGCGCACCGATGACCGGGGCCTACGAGAACGAGCGCGGCCGGGAGCCTTCCGGCCGGGAGGCGTACGACCAGGACGCGTACGAACGGGACGGGTCGGGTCGGGACAGGTACGACGGGGACGGATACGACCGCGACAGGCCCGACCGCGACAGGCCCGGGCGGGACGGATACCGACGGGACGGGTCCGGTCGGGACGCGCCGCGTCGCGCGTACGCCGGCCAGGACACGCCCCGGCGGGAGCCGTCGGGCGAGGAGCGGTACCGCCGGGAGACGCCCGACCGCGACGTACCGGGCCGGGACACGGCGGGCCGGGATGCCCCGGGCCGTGAGGTGGCCGGGCGTGACAGGGCGGACGGGGAGATCTCCCGTCAGGAGTCGTCCGCCCAGAGCTCAGGCCGGCCGCTGCTGCGCGAGATCAGCCCGCCGTACCGGCGCCGCAGCGGCGAGATCGCGGCGGTCCTCCTCTACCGCAACGGCGGTCACCGGGTCGTGTGGCCCGACCGCACGGAGGACAGCGGCAAGCCCTTCCTTGGCTCCCCGTACACCGTCTTCGAAGTGCGCCTGGGCCGGAACGTCACCGGGTTCGCCCTCAGGCTGCCCGCCGCCGGGGACGGCGCCTTCTTCGACGCGCGGGTCCGGGTGCGGTGGACGGTGGAGGACCCGTATCTCGTCGTCCGCGAACAGGTGCGGGACGTGGCCGAGTTGCTGCACGACGAGCTGTTCGACGGGCTGCGCTCGCTGTCGCGCCGCTTCCGGCTCACCGAGGCGCAGCGCGCCGAGGAGGCGGTACGGGAGACCCTGGCCACCGGCCGGCTGGTCGTCGGCCGCGACATCGGACTGCGCGCCCAGGTCTACGTGTTCGTCGACCTCGACGAGAAGGTGCAGGAAGAGGTCGCCCGGGCCGACCGGGTCGACGTGACGCTCACGGCCGACGTCCGGGAGGCCCAGGCGGCCCTGCACCGGGAGGAATGGGAGCGGCGGCGGGTGGCGGCCGAGGCCGCCGCCCTCGAGGAGATGTTCCGGCGCGGCGACCTCGCCCAGCTCGCCCACCACATGGCGCGCAACCCCGACAAGGAGATGGAGATCCGCGCCCAGCTCCTGCAGGAGAAGCGCGAGGGACAGGCCGACCTGCTGGCCGTGTTCAACCGGATGCTCGACTCCGGGGTCCTGGAGCGCCACGAGGTCGACGAACAGGCGTACCAGATCCTCCAGCATCTGCGCGGCAGCGCCGGCGCCGTCCTCGGCGGGGTCGCCGAGCGGGTTCTCGACACCAGCCGCAGGGCGGGCCGGCCCGCCCTGGAGCGCGCCGTTCCCGAACCCGCCGCGCCCCTCTGGGACGACGAGCCGGAACCCGAGCGTGAACCCGCTTCCGAGTTCGATCCGGAGTTCGATCCGGAGCCGGAGCCGGGATTCGAGCCCGAACCGGACGCTTCGACGGACCGCCGGGTGTACGAACCGACCCGCGTCCAGGCGTCCTTCGAGCGCGACGACGCCGAGAGCGACCGGGGCGGCCGGCGGGCCCGGCCGAGCGCCGACTTCGACGACTGGGACGACGCATGA
- a CDS encoding hypothetical protein (identified by MetaGeneAnnotator; putative;~sequence version:1) yields MTTTPTPDATTPDTSPDTAPGAVPPPPAPSPEPAELRGMAEQLMTTVREDIGRADTKAAILLSGALAFLAVVFSRDQNPLPAGGALAVLVVAGLLWTAGVLMLVSVVLPRTRPGASRTLLRDLTAGTPTADLRARLEASSADATGWFLEQASVHGIVLAAKYRWLRRGVAALALGVLLALLSELW; encoded by the coding sequence ATGACCACCACACCCACGCCCGACGCCACCACGCCCGACACGTCACCCGATACCGCGCCCGGTGCCGTACCGCCGCCGCCCGCGCCCTCGCCCGAGCCCGCCGAACTGCGCGGCATGGCCGAGCAGCTGATGACCACCGTCCGCGAGGACATCGGACGCGCCGACACCAAGGCCGCGATCCTGCTGTCGGGTGCCCTCGCCTTCCTCGCCGTCGTCTTCTCCCGCGACCAGAACCCGCTGCCCGCCGGCGGCGCGCTCGCCGTGCTGGTCGTGGCCGGGCTGCTGTGGACCGCGGGCGTGCTGATGCTGGTCTCCGTCGTCCTGCCGCGCACCCGCCCCGGCGCCTCCCGCACCCTGCTGCGCGACCTCACAGCCGGCACCCCGACCGCCGACCTGCGCGCCCGGCTGGAGGCCTCCTCCGCCGACGCCACCGGCTGGTTCCTCGAACAGGCGAGCGTCCACGGGATCGTCCTCGCCGCCAAGTACCGGTGGCTGCGGCGCGGGGTCGCGGCCCTCGCGCTCGGCGTCCTCCTGGCCCTCCTCAGCGAACTGTGGTGA